In Bradyrhizobium sp. 1(2017), one DNA window encodes the following:
- a CDS encoding NAD(P)/FAD-dependent oxidoreductase, whose product MTTRLPLPPSLYADTAVAPVATPPLDVDKIVSVAIVGGGYTGLSTALHLAEQGVEALVLEAQEPGWGASGNNGGHTNPGLKHDPDQIEADFGAELGRRMIDFSYGTTNFTHELIRRYQIPCEARQNGTLRAAYHEASAAAIERTAQQCIRRGMPVSYLNREQLREMTGTDRYIGAMLDTRGGDLHPLSYARGLARAAISAGAKVFGETPALSLRRDGSRWRIETPRVVVHADKVLLATNGFTDDLWPTLRRTIVPVFSSIAATAPLSDAVARSIMPTRSVLYESGHITVYYRIDQQNRLLMGGRGPMRWIKSPNDVAYLMRYAERLWPQLKGVAWTHGWNSRLAITKDHYPHVHEPAENILISLGCNGRGVALSTAMGAQLARRLIGGPKAEIDMPVTGIKPIPMHAFWPVGVTTAVIAGRVRDRLGI is encoded by the coding sequence ATGACGACGCGCCTGCCTTTGCCGCCTTCGCTCTATGCCGACACCGCCGTCGCGCCGGTTGCCACGCCGCCGCTCGACGTCGACAAGATTGTCTCCGTCGCGATCGTCGGTGGCGGCTACACCGGCCTCTCGACCGCACTGCATCTGGCCGAGCAGGGCGTCGAAGCCCTGGTGCTGGAGGCGCAGGAGCCGGGCTGGGGCGCGTCGGGCAACAATGGCGGGCATACCAATCCCGGACTGAAGCACGACCCCGATCAGATCGAGGCCGATTTCGGCGCAGAGCTCGGCCGCCGCATGATCGATTTTTCCTACGGCACCACGAATTTCACCCACGAATTGATCCGCCGCTACCAGATTCCGTGCGAAGCGCGGCAGAACGGTACGCTGCGCGCGGCCTATCACGAGGCCAGCGCCGCCGCGATCGAGAGGACCGCGCAGCAATGCATCCGCCGCGGCATGCCGGTGTCCTATCTGAACCGCGAGCAGCTCCGCGAGATGACCGGCACCGACCGTTATATCGGTGCCATGCTGGATACCCGCGGCGGCGACCTGCATCCGCTCAGCTATGCCCGTGGCCTTGCGCGCGCTGCGATCTCGGCGGGCGCCAAGGTCTTTGGCGAGACGCCGGCATTGTCCTTGCGCCGCGACGGCTCGCGCTGGCGCATCGAGACGCCGCGCGTCGTGGTTCATGCGGACAAGGTCCTGCTCGCCACCAACGGTTTCACCGACGATCTCTGGCCAACGCTCCGCCGCACCATCGTGCCGGTGTTCTCATCGATTGCTGCCACCGCGCCGCTCTCCGATGCGGTCGCCCGTTCGATCATGCCGACGCGCTCCGTCCTGTACGAGAGCGGGCACATCACGGTCTATTACCGTATCGATCAGCAGAATCGCCTGTTGATGGGCGGCCGCGGTCCGATGCGCTGGATCAAGTCGCCGAACGACGTCGCCTATCTGATGCGATACGCGGAGAGGCTGTGGCCGCAGCTCAAGGGTGTGGCCTGGACCCACGGCTGGAATAGCCGGCTCGCCATCACCAAGGATCATTATCCGCACGTTCATGAGCCCGCGGAGAACATCCTGATCTCGCTCGGCTGCAACGGCCGCGGCGTGGCGCTCTCGACCGCGATGGGCGCGCAGCTCGCCCGCCGGCTGATCGGCGGCCCCAAGGCCGAGATCGACATGCCCGTCACCGGCATCAAGCCGATCCCGATGCACGCGTTCTGGCCGGTCGGGGTGACGACCGCGGTGATCGCGGGCCGCGTGCGCGACCGGCTCGGCATTTAG
- a CDS encoding cupin domain-containing protein: MRKPAAARPARKPKARTKAVTKPREPAMDVAVGRHIRDLRRVRQFSLETVAARTALSIGFLSQIERGLSSPSLRVLATLADVFGVGIAALFGASPSADGASDQVVTRGLQRPELKLWRTGVSKQLLSPASADNKLNLFLVHLDPGGSTGDELYTHDGEEAGLVLEGEMMLTVDSETWSLKSGDSFRFASRRPHRFSNPAEDAKAVVLWVNCVTGA; this comes from the coding sequence ATGCGCAAACCCGCCGCCGCAAGGCCGGCGAGGAAGCCGAAGGCCAGAACCAAGGCCGTCACCAAACCCAGGGAGCCCGCGATGGATGTCGCGGTCGGCCGCCACATCAGGGATCTCCGGCGCGTCAGGCAATTCTCGCTGGAAACGGTCGCGGCGCGCACCGCGCTGTCGATCGGCTTTCTCAGCCAGATCGAGCGCGGCCTGTCATCACCCTCGCTGCGCGTGCTGGCAACGCTGGCGGACGTGTTCGGCGTCGGCATCGCCGCGCTGTTCGGCGCGAGCCCGAGTGCCGACGGTGCATCTGACCAGGTGGTGACACGCGGGCTGCAACGGCCCGAATTGAAACTCTGGCGCACCGGCGTGTCCAAGCAATTGCTGAGCCCGGCAAGCGCCGACAACAAACTGAACCTGTTCCTGGTGCATCTGGATCCCGGCGGCTCAACCGGCGACGAGCTCTACACCCATGACGGCGAAGAGGCCGGCCTCGTGCTCGAAGGCGAGATGATGCTGACGGTGGACAGCGAGACATGGTCGCTGAAGAGCGGGGATAGTTTCAGATTTGCGAGCCGGCGGCCGCACCGGTTTTCAAATCCGGCCGAGGATGCGAAGGCCGTTGTGCTCTGGGTGAATTGCGTGACGGGGGCGTAG
- a CDS encoding PQQ-dependent sugar dehydrogenase, whose translation MNYLTFQRGGRRLRLLAAVVAGALLGVVPGASSEAAKKSGYAIGTDTCGSGDLAFPRIQLDMKAGFCAGLVASEEDRLRFPRAIIQLPGRDLFVVADMGGWGHADGRLLLLDPHAPPGQRFKELLTGVEYPFGLVVGPDKKLYASTAETIFRFDPLADNPRGTVETIIRHMPGRRIALPDGTRIDDSAHPLKPFVFDRNGRLFVNIGSHDDDCVTPAPIAKPCAAAEGASAMASIWLFTPPAGGVFPALTPKDPDPPHRVYARGLRNSMALALHPNFPDAGYAFLQGENGRDLPDIFKPNEEINAIEPGRHYGWPYCTDVSTPSPQFRRVLQTGVYKSLCTANALYKPPLSLMPPHGAPLAMLYYRGGRFPELEGKLLVGLHGYRPTGSRILIYDVDDRGFPKPSPAPVHYHVSCVADPTRSFQTDAGEVAAAPFEELISGWHRVNGVRPQGAPVGMTVAEDGAIWLVEDKNRTVIRIDRAAGDAAAPLPCEARSQAMIDQLAAFVARDAQNTVRLTTLRKSLVEKHCAGCHSDFGLKPGQSETDKDGAALRFMLSQDGWIYPGDPDAGRLRTRLRGLGAEKLMPPGGEHLPKTEPGYTRLLDTADLLVAKMVPGTRMRIKSGPPQRKFFGRTNKECGEIPAAKVVVVTQRSAVDKPGFSRFFRPADSYLNGECTDDDGYYIRQEFLVPVQ comes from the coding sequence GTGAACTACCTTACATTTCAGCGTGGAGGCAGACGCCTCCGCTTGCTTGCGGCTGTCGTCGCCGGGGCGCTGCTCGGCGTCGTACCGGGAGCGTCGTCCGAAGCGGCGAAGAAGAGCGGTTATGCGATCGGTACCGACACCTGCGGCAGCGGCGATCTCGCCTTTCCCAGGATTCAGCTCGACATGAAGGCGGGATTCTGCGCCGGCCTCGTCGCCAGCGAAGAGGACCGCCTCAGATTCCCGCGCGCGATCATCCAGCTGCCCGGCCGCGACCTGTTCGTGGTGGCGGACATGGGCGGCTGGGGCCATGCCGATGGACGGCTGCTGCTGCTCGATCCGCACGCGCCCCCGGGCCAGCGCTTCAAGGAGCTCTTGACCGGCGTCGAATATCCGTTCGGCCTGGTGGTCGGCCCCGACAAGAAGCTTTATGCCTCGACCGCAGAGACGATCTTCCGGTTCGACCCGCTCGCCGACAATCCGCGCGGCACGGTCGAGACCATCATCCGGCACATGCCCGGCCGGCGGATCGCTCTGCCCGACGGCACCAGAATCGACGACAGCGCGCATCCGCTCAAGCCGTTCGTCTTCGACCGGAACGGGCGGCTGTTCGTCAATATCGGCTCACATGACGACGACTGCGTCACGCCCGCACCGATCGCGAAGCCATGCGCGGCCGCCGAGGGCGCGTCTGCGATGGCATCGATCTGGCTGTTCACGCCGCCTGCAGGCGGCGTTTTCCCGGCGCTGACGCCTAAGGATCCCGACCCGCCGCACCGCGTCTATGCGCGCGGCTTGCGCAACTCGATGGCCTTGGCGCTGCATCCGAACTTTCCCGATGCCGGCTACGCCTTCCTGCAAGGGGAGAACGGCCGCGACCTGCCTGACATCTTCAAGCCGAACGAGGAGATCAACGCGATCGAGCCGGGCAGGCATTACGGCTGGCCGTATTGCACCGATGTGTCGACGCCGAGCCCGCAATTCAGGCGCGTGCTGCAAACCGGGGTCTACAAATCGCTCTGCACGGCCAATGCGCTCTACAAGCCGCCGCTCTCGCTGATGCCGCCGCACGGTGCGCCGCTCGCGATGCTCTATTATCGCGGCGGCAGATTTCCGGAGCTGGAGGGCAAGCTGCTGGTGGGCCTGCACGGCTATCGCCCGACCGGAAGCCGCATCCTGATCTATGACGTCGACGACCGCGGCTTCCCCAAGCCCAGCCCGGCGCCGGTGCACTACCACGTCAGTTGCGTGGCTGACCCGACCCGCAGCTTTCAGACCGACGCCGGCGAAGTCGCCGCCGCGCCGTTCGAGGAGCTGATCTCGGGCTGGCACCGCGTCAACGGCGTGCGGCCGCAAGGTGCTCCGGTCGGCATGACGGTGGCGGAGGACGGCGCGATCTGGCTGGTCGAGGACAAGAACAGGACCGTGATCCGCATCGACCGCGCCGCGGGCGATGCGGCGGCGCCGCTCCCTTGCGAGGCGCGCAGCCAGGCGATGATCGACCAGCTCGCCGCCTTCGTGGCGAGAGATGCGCAGAACACCGTCCGGCTGACGACGCTGCGCAAGAGCCTGGTCGAGAAGCATTGCGCCGGCTGCCACTCGGATTTCGGCCTCAAGCCCGGCCAATCGGAGACGGACAAGGACGGCGCTGCTCTCCGTTTCATGCTGTCGCAGGACGGCTGGATCTATCCCGGCGATCCCGACGCGGGCAGATTGCGCACGCGGCTGCGCGGTCTCGGCGCGGAGAAGCTGATGCCGCCGGGCGGCGAACACCTGCCGAAGACCGAGCCGGGTTACACGCGGCTGCTCGATACCGCTGACCTGCTGGTTGCGAAGATGGTGCCGGGCACGCGAATGCGCATCAAGTCCGGGCCGCCGCAGCGCAAGTTCTTTGGCAGGACCAATAAGGAATGCGGCGAAATACCGGCCGCCAAGGTCGTGGTCGTGACACAAAGGAGCGCTGTAGACAAACCCGGCTTCAGCCGATTCTTCCGGCCGGCCGATTCCTATCTGAACGGCGAGTGCACCGACGACGATGGCTATTACATCCGGCAGGAATTTCTGGTGCCTGTGCAGTAG
- a CDS encoding amino acid ABC transporter ATP-binding protein has translation MIELNDVHKSFGKVEVLKGITASVQKGEVVCIIGPSGSGKSTILRCINGLESYDRGEISVEGLKVDRDAPSIVAIRTQVSMVFQRFNLFPHRTALENVVEGPLFVKKEPRAQALERGRALLAQVGLAEKADAHPPQLSGGQQQRVAIARALAMQPKAILFDEPTSALDPELVGDVLGVMRKLADDGMTMVVVTHEMGFARDVADRVLFIDGGVIVEQGPAKALLNQPQHPRTQDFLRRVLHPL, from the coding sequence ATGATCGAGCTGAACGACGTCCACAAGAGCTTTGGCAAGGTCGAGGTGCTCAAAGGCATCACGGCGTCCGTGCAGAAGGGCGAGGTGGTTTGTATCATCGGCCCCTCCGGCTCGGGCAAGTCGACCATCCTGCGCTGTATCAACGGGCTTGAAAGCTACGACCGCGGCGAGATCAGCGTCGAAGGCCTGAAGGTCGACCGCGATGCGCCGTCGATCGTTGCCATCCGCACCCAGGTCTCGATGGTGTTCCAGCGCTTCAACCTGTTCCCCCATCGCACGGCGCTGGAGAACGTGGTCGAGGGGCCGCTCTTCGTGAAGAAGGAGCCGCGCGCGCAGGCGCTGGAGCGTGGCCGCGCACTGCTCGCCCAGGTCGGGCTCGCCGAGAAGGCGGATGCGCATCCGCCGCAGCTCTCCGGCGGCCAGCAACAGCGCGTCGCGATCGCGCGGGCGCTGGCGATGCAGCCCAAGGCGATCCTGTTCGACGAGCCGACCTCGGCGCTCGACCCTGAGCTGGTCGGCGATGTGCTCGGCGTGATGCGCAAGCTCGCGGACGACGGCATGACCATGGTCGTCGTCACCCACGAGATGGGCTTTGCCCGCGACGTCGCCGACCGCGTGCTGTTCATCGACGGCGGCGTCATCGTCGAGCAGGGGCCGGCCAAGGCGCTGCTCAATCAACCCCAGCATCCGCGCACGCAGGACTTTTTGCGCCGGGTGCTGCATCCGCTCTGA
- a CDS encoding D-amino acid dehydrogenase encodes MKVLILGSGVIGVTSAYYLARAGHEVTVVDRQPEPALETSFANAGEVSPGYSSPWAGPGVPVKAVKWLLMKHGPLVVRPKLDPVMWVWLLKMLRNCTSARYAVNKSRMIPIAEYSRDSLRDLRRDIGIQYDERSQGTLQLFRYQAQLDGTAEDIAVLKQYGVPFEVLSREGCIAVEPALSGVKEKFVGGLRLPQDETGDCHMFTRALAKHAEALGVRFMFNTGIDRIVTDGARVSGVATSAGLLQADAYVLALGSWSSRLVAPLGISLPVYPVKGYSITVPIKDASGAPESTVMDESYKVAITRLGNRIRVGGTAEISGYSDKLYDARRATLDHSLTDLFPRGGDLAKATFWSGLRPMTPDGPPVIGPTQYANLHLNTGHGTLGWTMSCGSGRVLADMLSGRKPDIDVSALTVERYKHRFG; translated from the coding sequence GTGAAAGTCCTGATCCTCGGCAGCGGTGTCATCGGTGTCACCTCTGCCTACTACCTGGCGCGTGCCGGCCACGAGGTGACGGTCGTCGACCGTCAGCCGGAGCCGGCACTGGAGACCTCCTTCGCCAACGCCGGCGAGGTGTCGCCCGGCTATTCCTCGCCCTGGGCAGGCCCCGGCGTGCCGGTGAAGGCGGTCAAGTGGCTCTTGATGAAGCATGGGCCGCTGGTGGTCCGGCCCAAGCTCGATCCCGTCATGTGGGTCTGGCTGCTCAAGATGCTGCGCAACTGCACCAGTGCGCGCTACGCGGTCAATAAGAGCCGGATGATCCCGATCGCGGAATACAGCCGCGATTCCCTGCGCGATCTCAGGCGCGACATCGGCATTCAATATGACGAGCGCTCGCAAGGCACGCTCCAGCTGTTCCGCTACCAGGCCCAGCTCGACGGCACGGCCGAGGACATCGCCGTGCTCAAGCAATACGGTGTTCCCTTCGAGGTGCTGAGCCGCGAGGGCTGTATCGCGGTCGAGCCGGCGCTATCAGGCGTGAAGGAGAAGTTCGTCGGTGGGCTTCGCCTGCCGCAGGACGAAACCGGCGACTGCCACATGTTCACGCGGGCGCTGGCCAAGCATGCCGAGGCGCTTGGCGTGCGCTTCATGTTCAACACCGGCATCGACCGCATCGTCACCGACGGCGCGCGTGTCAGCGGTGTTGCGACCAGTGCCGGCTTGTTGCAGGCCGACGCTTACGTGCTCGCGCTCGGCAGCTGGTCGTCGCGCCTCGTGGCGCCGCTCGGCATTTCGCTGCCGGTCTATCCGGTGAAGGGCTATTCGATCACGGTGCCGATCAAGGACGCCTCCGGTGCGCCGGAATCCACCGTGATGGACGAGAGCTACAAGGTCGCGATCACGCGCCTCGGCAATCGCATCCGCGTCGGCGGCACCGCGGAAATCTCGGGCTATTCGGACAAGCTCTACGACGCCCGCCGCGCCACGCTCGATCATTCGCTGACCGATCTGTTCCCGCGCGGCGGCGATCTCGCCAAGGCGACGTTCTGGAGCGGCCTGCGCCCGATGACCCCGGACGGCCCGCCGGTGATCGGCCCGACGCAATACGCCAATCTCCACCTCAACACCGGCCACGGTACGCTGGGCTGGACCATGTCCTGCGGCTCGGGGCGCGTGCTTGCCGACATGCTGTCGGGCAGGAAGCCGGACATCGACGTCAGCGCGCTGACGGTGGAGCGGTACAAGCACCGGTTCGGGTGA
- a CDS encoding gamma-glutamyltransferase family protein, giving the protein MPHQFSLNQTVRKPAVTSKGGIVASQSRRAAELGVQVLAAGGDCVDAIVATTMALNVLEPWNSGIGGGGAMVLYRAKENRTEVIDYGMCAPQSLRTADYPLSGEGAASDLFPWPRVKDDRNVHGPGSIAVPGVVAGMEEAHRRYTKMPWKDLVAPAAALAGEGLLVDWWTTVTISGSAADLRRYPASAAAYLKDGLPPSAPWGIKAETRLPQDGLKATLSHLADAGPRDFYQGDLARSIASDIKADGGSLSVEDLAAFRAHLRAPLAIPYRGGKVFATPELTAGPTMAHALRLLQQSLTPAGAPDAGTYVEYALALQAAFRERLKDMGDADGKRSLGAEYLAPACTTHFSVVDRHGNIAAVTQTLLSSFGSRYVTPHTGITMNNGIMWFDPTPGTTNSLAPGKRCLCNYTPVIAETKDGKRLAVGASGGRRILPSVMQLVSFAMDFGMDLDAAIHQPRIDASEGAIVIGDTRLPADVRKTLAARFDYEESRVQALPQKFACPSVVMREGDTNFGAVEIFQPWADAVAED; this is encoded by the coding sequence ATGCCTCACCAGTTCAGCCTCAACCAAACCGTCCGCAAACCCGCCGTCACATCCAAGGGCGGCATCGTCGCCTCGCAATCGCGTCGAGCTGCCGAATTGGGCGTGCAGGTGCTGGCGGCGGGCGGCGACTGCGTGGACGCGATCGTCGCAACCACCATGGCGCTGAACGTGCTGGAGCCCTGGAACAGCGGCATTGGCGGCGGCGGCGCGATGGTACTCTACCGCGCGAAGGAAAATCGCACCGAGGTGATCGACTACGGCATGTGCGCGCCGCAGAGCCTGCGCACCGCCGACTATCCGCTCAGTGGGGAAGGCGCCGCCTCCGATCTCTTCCCCTGGCCGCGGGTGAAGGACGATCGCAACGTCCACGGCCCCGGTTCGATCGCCGTGCCCGGTGTCGTCGCAGGGATGGAAGAGGCGCATCGCCGCTACACCAAAATGCCGTGGAAGGATCTGGTCGCGCCGGCCGCCGCGCTCGCCGGCGAAGGCCTGCTGGTCGATTGGTGGACCACGGTGACGATCTCGGGCTCTGCCGCCGATCTGAGGCGCTATCCCGCGAGTGCGGCCGCATATTTGAAGGATGGCCTGCCACCGAGCGCGCCATGGGGCATCAAGGCCGAGACGCGGCTGCCGCAGGACGGCCTGAAGGCGACGCTGTCACATCTGGCCGACGCCGGCCCCCGCGATTTCTACCAGGGCGATCTCGCCAGGAGTATTGCCTCCGACATCAAAGCCGACGGCGGCTCGTTGTCGGTCGAGGATCTCGCCGCATTCCGCGCCCATCTGCGCGCGCCGCTGGCGATCCCCTATCGCGGCGGCAAGGTGTTTGCGACGCCGGAGCTCACAGCGGGGCCGACGATGGCGCATGCGCTGCGCCTGCTGCAGCAGAGCCTGACGCCCGCAGGCGCGCCGGATGCCGGCACCTATGTCGAATATGCGCTCGCCTTGCAGGCGGCCTTCCGCGAAAGGCTCAAGGACATGGGCGATGCCGACGGCAAGCGTTCGCTCGGCGCCGAATATCTGGCGCCCGCCTGCACCACGCATTTCTCGGTGGTCGATCGTCACGGCAACATCGCGGCGGTCACGCAGACGTTGCTCTCGTCCTTCGGCTCGAGATATGTGACACCGCACACCGGTATCACCATGAACAACGGCATCATGTGGTTCGACCCGACCCCGGGCACCACCAACTCGCTGGCGCCCGGCAAGCGCTGCCTTTGCAACTACACGCCCGTCATCGCCGAGACCAAGGACGGCAAGCGCCTTGCCGTCGGCGCATCCGGCGGACGCCGCATTCTGCCCTCCGTGATGCAGCTCGTATCCTTCGCAATGGATTTCGGCATGGATCTCGATGCCGCCATCCATCAGCCGCGCATCGACGCCAGCGAAGGCGCGATCGTGATCGGAGACACCCGGCTGCCAGCAGACGTACGCAAGACGCTGGCCGCGCGCTTCGATTATGAGGAGAGCCGGGTGCAGGCCTTGCCGCAGAAATTCGCCTGCCCCAGCGTGGTGATGCGCGAGGGCGACACGAATTTCGGCGCGGTCGAGATTTTCCAGCCCTGGGCTGACGCGGTGGCGGAAGACTGA
- a CDS encoding ABC transporter substrate-binding protein translates to MKRFGLAAVAALAIAAVTPASAQQVLKVGSTPTGIPFTFLDTKTNTIQGIMVDLVTEVGKDAGFNVQIEPMQFSALIPSLTSSKIDIIAAAMFITPPRKEVVDFSDPIYTYGEGLVVPKSDTKAYATQDDLKGQTVGAQVGTAFVDALKKTGLFAEVKAYDTIPDILRDVNTGRLKAGYADYPILAYNLKQGGFPEVRLVDGYKPVTVGSVGIGVRKGEAALLGKINASLAKLKANGTIDKILDKWGLKAQG, encoded by the coding sequence ATGAAGCGTTTTGGTCTGGCCGCGGTCGCGGCACTGGCAATTGCAGCGGTGACGCCGGCTTCGGCGCAGCAGGTGTTGAAAGTCGGCTCGACCCCGACGGGCATTCCCTTCACCTTCCTCGACACCAAGACCAACACCATTCAGGGCATCATGGTCGATCTCGTCACCGAAGTCGGCAAGGACGCCGGCTTCAACGTGCAGATCGAGCCGATGCAGTTCTCGGCGCTGATCCCGTCGTTGACCTCGAGCAAGATCGACATCATCGCGGCCGCGATGTTCATCACGCCGCCGCGGAAAGAGGTCGTCGACTTCTCCGATCCGATCTATACCTATGGCGAAGGCTTGGTGGTGCCGAAGAGCGATACCAAGGCCTATGCCACGCAGGATGATCTCAAGGGCCAGACGGTCGGCGCCCAGGTCGGCACCGCCTTCGTCGACGCGCTGAAGAAAACCGGCCTGTTCGCCGAGGTGAAGGCCTACGACACCATCCCCGACATCCTGCGCGACGTGAATACCGGACGCCTCAAGGCCGGCTACGCCGACTATCCGATCCTCGCCTACAATCTGAAGCAGGGCGGCTTCCCCGAGGTGCGTCTCGTCGACGGCTACAAGCCGGTGACCGTCGGCTCGGTCGGCATCGGCGTTCGCAAGGGCGAAGCTGCGCTGCTCGGCAAGATCAACGCCTCGCTGGCGAAGCTGAAGGCCAACGGCACCATCGACAAGATCCTCGACAAATGGGGCCTGAAGGCACAGGGTTGA
- a CDS encoding enoyl-CoA hydratase-related protein, giving the protein MAGVKQARDGAVGILTLDEPASLNAMTPDLLGALAVAVAEMTRDEDIRALVLTGAGRGFCSGQNLKASEALGEDIAAGVMRFYWPAFKALRECRVPVVVAVNGVAAGGGFSLAMAGDIIVAARSASFIQVFSRIALVPDLGSTWLLPRLIGRQRALELMLLNEPLTAEHAHEIGLVRQVVDDSRLMEEALALARRLADGPTRALVATRALVEESEHATYEAQFRREIELQATIRKSTDAIEGRNAFVEKRKAKFTGK; this is encoded by the coding sequence ATGGCTGGTGTGAAACAGGCGCGGGATGGCGCAGTCGGGATCCTGACGCTCGACGAGCCGGCCAGCCTCAACGCGATGACGCCGGACCTGCTCGGCGCACTCGCTGTTGCCGTCGCCGAGATGACGCGGGACGAAGATATCCGCGCGCTGGTCCTCACCGGCGCCGGGCGCGGATTTTGCTCAGGACAGAATTTGAAGGCATCGGAAGCGCTCGGCGAGGACATCGCGGCCGGCGTGATGCGGTTTTACTGGCCGGCCTTCAAGGCCTTGCGCGAGTGCCGTGTGCCGGTGGTCGTCGCCGTCAACGGGGTGGCGGCCGGCGGCGGCTTCAGCCTGGCCATGGCCGGCGACATCATCGTTGCGGCGCGGTCGGCGAGCTTCATCCAGGTCTTCAGCCGCATCGCTCTGGTGCCCGATCTCGGCTCGACCTGGCTGCTGCCGCGCCTAATCGGCCGCCAGCGCGCGCTCGAATTGATGCTGCTGAACGAGCCGCTCACGGCCGAGCACGCCCATGAGATCGGTCTGGTGCGGCAGGTGGTCGACGATTCCAGGCTGATGGAGGAAGCCCTCGCTTTGGCGCGGCGCCTGGCCGATGGTCCGACGCGCGCCTTGGTCGCAACGCGCGCGCTCGTCGAGGAGAGCGAGCACGCGACCTACGAGGCGCAGTTCCGCCGCGAGATCGAGCTTCAGGCCACGATCCGCAAGAGCACCGACGCCATCGAGGGCCGCAATGCCTTCGTCGAGAAGCGCAAGGCGAAGTTTACTGGCAAGTAG
- a CDS encoding amino acid ABC transporter permease has translation MKGFWHDAVEFFPILLNGVALTIIVTIGSLLLSTVLGLIWAMMRVSGIKVLSMLSASLINVIRGIPIIVLLFYLYFVMPELGVTLSALQAAILGLGIAYSAYQAENFRAGIEAIDKGQIEAAQSIGMGWWLTMRRVVLPQAVRIVLPPYGNVMIMMLKDSSQASTITVAELALQGKLIASSTFKNTSVFTLVALMYLTMSIPLILLVRHFEKRAGKR, from the coding sequence ATGAAAGGCTTCTGGCACGACGCCGTCGAATTCTTCCCGATCCTGTTGAACGGCGTCGCGCTGACGATCATCGTCACCATCGGCTCGCTGCTGCTCTCGACGGTGCTGGGCCTGATCTGGGCAATGATGCGGGTCTCCGGCATCAAGGTGCTGTCGATGCTCAGCGCCAGCCTGATCAATGTGATCCGCGGCATCCCGATCATCGTGCTGCTGTTCTACCTCTATTTCGTGATGCCTGAACTCGGCGTCACGCTCTCGGCCTTGCAGGCCGCGATCCTCGGGCTCGGCATCGCCTATTCGGCCTACCAGGCGGAGAATTTCCGGGCGGGCATCGAGGCGATCGACAAGGGGCAGATCGAGGCGGCACAGTCGATCGGCATGGGCTGGTGGCTCACCATGCGCCGCGTGGTGCTGCCGCAGGCGGTGCGCATCGTGCTGCCTCCTTACGGCAACGTGATGATCATGATGCTGAAGGATTCCTCGCAGGCTTCCACCATCACGGTCGCCGAGCTTGCCCTGCAAGGCAAGCTGATCGCGTCATCCACCTTCAAGAACACCAGCGTCTTCACCCTCGTGGCGCTGATGTATCTCACCATGAGCATCCCGCTGATCCTGCTGGTCCGTCACTTCGAGAAACGGGCCGGCAAGCGATGA
- a CDS encoding DUF6894 family protein, which produces MVQVYFHCSNTEGTLIDRYGAAVSNLTEARDRAAQIMRSMILTPSNEDWRDWVIHVSDDDGEEIFDLPFTAMLGKPH; this is translated from the coding sequence ATGGTCCAGGTCTACTTTCACTGCTCCAATACCGAGGGCACCCTGATCGATCGCTACGGCGCCGCCGTCTCCAATCTCACGGAGGCTCGCGACCGCGCCGCCCAGATCATGCGGTCGATGATCCTGACGCCGAGCAACGAGGATTGGCGCGACTGGGTGATCCATGTCAGCGACGACGACGGCGAGGAGATTTTTGACCTCCCCTTCACCGCCATGCTTGGCAAGCCTCATTGA